One window of the Amycolatopsis mediterranei genome contains the following:
- the folE gene encoding GTP cyclohydrolase I FolE gives MDQTSHSDADRPVFDHDRAEKAIRELLLACGEDPERDGLKDTPARVARAYQEMFAGLYTEPDSVLDRTFDESHEELVLVTDIPMFSQCEHHLVPFHGVAHVGYIPNAAGKVTGLSKLARLVDLYAKRPQVQERLTSQVADAIVRKLEPRGVIVVIEAEHLCMAMRGIRKPGARTTTSAVRGQLKNSPSSRAEALDLIRARR, from the coding sequence ATGGACCAGACAAGCCACAGTGACGCCGACCGCCCGGTCTTCGACCACGACCGGGCGGAGAAGGCGATCCGCGAGCTCCTCTTGGCGTGCGGTGAAGACCCGGAGCGGGACGGTCTCAAAGACACTCCCGCCCGGGTCGCCCGGGCGTACCAAGAGATGTTCGCGGGGCTCTACACCGAGCCGGACTCGGTGCTGGACCGCACGTTCGACGAGTCCCACGAAGAGCTGGTGCTGGTCACGGACATCCCGATGTTCAGCCAGTGTGAACACCACCTGGTGCCCTTCCACGGCGTCGCGCACGTCGGGTACATCCCGAACGCCGCCGGGAAGGTCACCGGGCTGTCCAAGCTCGCCCGGCTCGTCGACCTCTACGCCAAGCGCCCCCAGGTTCAGGAGCGCCTGACCTCGCAGGTCGCCGACGCCATCGTCCGCAAGCTCGAACCCCGCGGTGTCATCGTGGTGATCGAGGCCGAGCACCTGTGCATGGCGATGCGCGGCATCCGCAAGCCCGGCGCCCGCACGACCACCTCGGCCGTGCGGGGACAGTTGAAGAACTCGCCCTCGTCGCGGGCGGAGGCGCTCGACCTCATCAGGGCGCGCCGGTGA
- the ftsH gene encoding ATP-dependent zinc metalloprotease FtsH codes for MNRKSVLRNPLLWIVAGLLALFAYNTIFDSDRGYTQAPISVANSQITSNNVKEASLEDKEQQLKLLLVKPIDVDGQQVTQIISQYPADATRPIYDSLIKTEAGAQPIKFTTKVTQQGVLTQILIFAIPLALVLGLLMWMMNNAQGGGNRVLNFGKSKAKQLNKDMPKTTFGDVAGADEAVEELYEIKDFLQNPARYQALGAKIPKGVLLYGPPGTGKTLLARAVAGEAGVPFYTISGSDFVEMFVGVGASRVRDLFEQAKQNAPCIIFVDEIDAVGRQRGAGLGGGHDEREQTLNQLLVEMDGFDARGGIILIAATNRPDILDPALLRPGRFDRQIPVSAPDLRGRKAILEVHAKGKPIAQGTDLTSLAKRTVGMSGADLANVLNEAALLTARQNGHVITDVALEESVDRVVGGPARKSRIISEKEKKITAYHEGGHALAAWAMPDIEPVYKLTILPRGRTGGHALLVPEDDKDLMTRSEMIGRLVFAMGGRTAEELVFHEPTTGASSDIEQATKIARAMVTEYGMSARLGAVKYGQEQGDPFLGRSAGRQADYSLEVAHEIDEEVRKLIETAHTEAWHVLNTYRDVLDELVIELLEKETLTRKDLERIFATVEKRPHITVFNEFGERTPSDKPPIKTPGELAMERGEPWPPPEKEKPVLKPEPTPVGTAQGAGDLPGGPPYPSPVDPNANPYAPPQPGAYPNGGRPYGGPNGGPNGTAHWPQSYGGQQPGGPAGQSGPPNYGAPPGWTPATSPGGQPGQSWRPGGEERPREHGWFADQAGNQQSEGERRDVDGPDKPQ; via the coding sequence ATGAACCGGAAGAGCGTGCTCAGGAACCCACTGCTGTGGATCGTCGCGGGGTTGCTGGCGTTGTTCGCGTACAACACGATCTTCGACAGTGATCGTGGGTACACCCAGGCACCCATCTCGGTGGCGAACTCCCAGATCACCTCGAACAACGTCAAGGAAGCCAGCCTCGAGGACAAGGAACAGCAGCTCAAGCTCCTGCTGGTCAAGCCCATCGACGTCGACGGCCAGCAGGTCACCCAGATCATTTCGCAGTACCCGGCGGACGCCACCCGCCCGATCTACGATTCGTTGATCAAGACGGAGGCCGGCGCCCAGCCGATCAAGTTCACCACCAAGGTGACCCAGCAGGGCGTGCTGACGCAGATCCTCATCTTCGCCATCCCGCTCGCCCTCGTCCTGGGCCTGCTGATGTGGATGATGAACAACGCCCAGGGCGGCGGCAACCGCGTCCTCAACTTCGGCAAGTCCAAGGCCAAGCAGCTGAACAAGGACATGCCCAAGACGACCTTCGGGGACGTCGCGGGCGCCGACGAGGCCGTCGAAGAGCTGTACGAGATCAAGGACTTCCTGCAGAACCCGGCGCGATATCAGGCGCTCGGCGCGAAGATCCCGAAGGGCGTGCTGCTCTACGGGCCGCCGGGTACCGGCAAGACGCTGCTCGCGCGAGCCGTCGCCGGCGAAGCGGGCGTGCCGTTCTACACGATCTCCGGCTCGGACTTCGTCGAGATGTTCGTCGGTGTCGGTGCGTCGCGAGTGCGTGACCTGTTCGAACAGGCCAAGCAGAACGCGCCGTGCATCATCTTCGTCGACGAGATCGACGCGGTCGGCCGCCAGCGCGGTGCCGGCCTCGGTGGCGGGCACGACGAGCGTGAGCAGACGCTGAACCAGCTGCTCGTCGAGATGGACGGCTTCGACGCCCGCGGTGGGATCATCCTGATCGCGGCGACGAACCGGCCCGACATCCTCGACCCGGCGCTGCTGCGCCCCGGCCGGTTCGACCGGCAGATCCCGGTGTCCGCGCCCGACCTGCGCGGCCGCAAGGCGATCCTCGAGGTGCACGCCAAGGGCAAGCCGATCGCCCAGGGCACCGACCTGACCAGCCTGGCCAAGCGGACCGTCGGCATGTCCGGCGCCGACCTGGCGAACGTCCTCAACGAGGCCGCGCTGCTCACCGCCCGCCAGAACGGGCACGTGATCACCGATGTGGCGCTGGAGGAGTCGGTCGACCGCGTCGTCGGCGGCCCGGCGCGCAAGAGCCGGATCATCTCCGAGAAGGAGAAGAAGATCACGGCCTACCACGAGGGCGGGCACGCGCTCGCCGCGTGGGCGATGCCGGACATCGAACCGGTCTACAAGCTGACGATCCTGCCGCGCGGCCGCACGGGCGGGCACGCGCTGCTCGTCCCCGAGGACGACAAGGACCTGATGACCCGCTCCGAGATGATCGGGCGGCTGGTCTTCGCGATGGGTGGCCGCACGGCGGAGGAGCTCGTCTTCCACGAGCCCACCACCGGCGCGTCCTCCGACATCGAGCAGGCGACGAAGATCGCCCGCGCGATGGTCACCGAGTACGGCATGAGCGCCCGGCTCGGCGCGGTCAAGTACGGCCAGGAGCAGGGCGACCCGTTCCTCGGCCGCTCGGCCGGCCGTCAGGCGGACTACTCGCTCGAGGTGGCGCACGAGATCGACGAGGAGGTGCGCAAGCTCATCGAGACGGCGCACACCGAGGCGTGGCACGTGCTCAACACCTACCGCGACGTGCTCGACGAGCTGGTCATCGAGCTCCTCGAGAAGGAGACGCTGACCCGCAAGGACCTGGAGCGGATCTTCGCGACGGTCGAGAAGCGCCCGCACATCACCGTGTTCAACGAGTTCGGTGAGCGGACGCCTTCGGACAAGCCGCCGATCAAGACCCCGGGCGAGCTGGCGATGGAGCGCGGCGAGCCGTGGCCGCCGCCGGAGAAGGAGAAGCCGGTCCTGAAGCCGGAGCCGACCCCGGTCGGCACCGCCCAGGGCGCGGGCGACCTGCCCGGTGGCCCGCCGTACCCGTCCCCGGTGGACCCGAACGCGAACCCGTACGCCCCGCCGCAGCCGGGTGCCTACCCGAACGGCGGCCGTCCCTACGGCGGCCCGAACGGTGGCCCCAACGGCACGGCCCACTGGCCGCAGAGCTACGGCGGCCAGCAGCCGGGCGGTCCGGCCGGCCAGAGCGGCCCACCGAACTACGGTGCCCCTCCGGGCTGGACGCCCGCGACCTCGCCGGGCGGTCAGCCGGGCCAGTCGTGGCGGCCCGGCGGTGAAGAACGCCCTCGTGAGCACGGCTGGTTCGCCGACCAAGCCGGCAACCAGCAGAGCGAGGGGGAGCGTCGTGACGTGGATGGACCAGACAAGCCACAGTGA
- a CDS encoding ESX secretion-associated protein EspG, translated as MMQEFFSPLAFDFLWESARVGELPYPLIVRSHGATENERVSLRHRVDVEFKARGIREPRGTLAPPIEDALHLLAFAPLTIDALHIPQFEAPTIGVLAAADETKGVLAIQDADGIWLRDVPPDGLVSAVVGVLPAGPRGSEASVTLPLDDALRTAPIRVPVPSSGEEEDRRRGKARRTPLSERLTADPREAYGRIAGQPRQRGGQLAANSRSQVGAKQRSRVLAWFDTATGRYLSLSRAGTDGREWVTVAPADPATLRTRLGEMVGSVSDGTR; from the coding sequence ATGATGCAAGAGTTCTTCTCGCCACTGGCGTTCGACTTCCTCTGGGAGTCGGCGCGGGTCGGGGAGCTGCCGTACCCGCTGATCGTCCGGTCGCACGGCGCCACCGAGAACGAGCGCGTGTCGCTGCGTCACCGCGTCGACGTCGAATTCAAGGCGCGCGGCATCCGCGAACCGCGCGGCACACTCGCGCCGCCGATCGAGGACGCCCTGCACCTGCTGGCCTTCGCCCCGCTGACCATCGACGCGCTGCACATCCCGCAGTTCGAAGCCCCGACGATCGGTGTCCTCGCGGCCGCCGACGAGACGAAGGGCGTGCTCGCGATCCAGGACGCCGACGGCATCTGGCTGCGGGACGTCCCGCCGGACGGTCTCGTCTCCGCGGTCGTCGGGGTGCTGCCGGCCGGGCCGCGCGGCAGCGAGGCGTCGGTCACACTTCCGCTGGACGACGCCCTGCGCACCGCGCCGATCCGGGTGCCGGTGCCGTCGTCGGGTGAGGAAGAAGACAGGCGCCGGGGCAAGGCGCGGCGGACTCCGCTGAGCGAGCGCCTCACGGCCGATCCGCGTGAGGCCTACGGCCGCATCGCCGGGCAGCCCCGGCAGCGCGGCGGTCAGCTGGCAGCGAACAGCCGTTCGCAGGTCGGGGCCAAGCAACGGTCCCGCGTGCTGGCCTGGTTCGACACCGCGACCGGGCGCTACCTGAGCCTCTCCCGCGCAGGTACGGACGGGCGCGAGTGGGTCACCGTGGCCCCGGCGGACCCGGCCACGCTGCGCACCCGGCTGGGCGAGATGGTGGGCAGTGTGTCGGACGGCACGCGATAG
- a CDS encoding ESX secretion-associated protein EspG, producing the protein MPNAELLTPVEVDFLWESAGLGELPYPFKIPSHGATVDERALLRRRTLEGLTARGLADGRGRPEPHIEDYFGVLAAPELSLDAVQLIAPDAQALLAVAGVLGGQGLLAVQDTRGLHLQPCPADGLASAIVSLLPGGPRGTERSVTVPLEQLVGAPGVDFLQRRGNGDERSSADEDRKALARLHAQPRLRGGQIGANARTRMGARTRTPVLSWFDTETGRYFTQATRGRDGRDWITIAPADAATLRHRLGEMLAGAATTSAV; encoded by the coding sequence ATGCCGAACGCTGAGCTGCTCACCCCGGTCGAGGTCGACTTCCTGTGGGAGTCGGCCGGGCTGGGCGAGCTGCCGTACCCGTTCAAGATCCCGTCGCACGGCGCGACCGTCGACGAGCGGGCGCTGCTGCGCCGCCGCACGTTGGAGGGGCTCACCGCGCGCGGTCTCGCCGACGGCCGCGGCCGGCCCGAGCCGCACATCGAGGACTACTTCGGCGTGCTGGCCGCCCCCGAGCTGAGCCTGGACGCCGTCCAGCTGATCGCCCCGGACGCCCAGGCGCTGCTCGCGGTCGCCGGCGTGCTGGGCGGCCAGGGCCTGCTGGCCGTGCAGGACACCCGCGGCCTGCACCTGCAGCCGTGCCCGGCCGACGGGCTCGCGAGCGCGATCGTCTCGCTGCTGCCCGGTGGCCCGCGCGGGACCGAAAGGTCGGTCACGGTGCCGCTGGAGCAGCTGGTCGGCGCGCCGGGCGTCGACTTCCTGCAGCGCCGCGGCAACGGCGACGAGCGCTCGTCGGCCGACGAGGACCGCAAGGCGCTGGCCCGGCTGCACGCCCAGCCGCGGCTGCGCGGCGGCCAGATCGGCGCCAACGCCCGCACCCGGATGGGCGCGCGCACCCGCACACCGGTCCTGAGCTGGTTCGACACCGAGACCGGCCGCTACTTCACCCAGGCCACCCGCGGCCGCGACGGCCGGGACTGGATCACCATCGCCCCGGCCGACGCCGCCACGTTGCGCCACCGCCTCGGCGAGATGCTCGCCGGAGCCGCGACCACCAGCGCGGTCTGA
- the hpt gene encoding hypoxanthine phosphoribosyltransferase yields the protein MYEGEIASVLVTEQQIKDKIAELSEQIAADYPANGQGELLLVGVLKGAVMFMTDFARALPLPTQLEFMAVSSYGSATSSSGVVRILKDLDRDIAGRDVLIVEDIVDSGLTLSWLLKNLASRNPASLEVVSLLRKPEAVKVDVPVKYIGFDIPNEFVVGYGLDYAERYRDLPYIGTLDPKVYGA from the coding sequence GTGTACGAGGGCGAAATCGCCTCCGTGCTCGTCACCGAGCAGCAGATCAAGGACAAGATCGCGGAGCTGTCGGAGCAGATCGCCGCCGACTATCCGGCCAACGGGCAGGGAGAACTCCTGCTGGTGGGCGTCCTGAAGGGCGCGGTCATGTTCATGACCGACTTCGCCCGCGCGCTGCCGCTGCCGACGCAGCTGGAATTCATGGCCGTCTCCTCGTACGGATCGGCGACTTCGTCGTCCGGTGTCGTGCGCATCCTCAAGGACCTCGATCGCGACATCGCGGGCCGGGACGTCCTGATCGTCGAGGACATCGTCGACTCCGGCCTGACGCTGTCCTGGCTGCTGAAGAACCTCGCCAGCCGCAACCCCGCGTCGCTCGAGGTCGTTTCGCTGCTGCGCAAGCCGGAAGCGGTCAAGGTCGACGTGCCGGTGAAGTACATCGGCTTCGACATCCCCAACGAGTTCGTCGTCGGCTACGGCCTCGACTACGCCGAGCGCTACCGGGACCTGCCCTACATCGGCACCCTGGACCCGAAGGTCTACGGCGCGTAG
- the tilS gene encoding tRNA lysidine(34) synthetase TilS, whose translation MTGPAVAAVRRAVRAFLETLEAPPELCVAVSGGADSLALAEAAAYVGHHRGHVVRALVVDHGLQEGSAKIAADAAAAAKALGVDEAEVRRADVTGAGGPEAAARKARYRVLAGHDLVLLGHTLDDQAETVLLGLGRGSGPRSVAGMRPHDPPWGRPLLAVGRATTRAACAELGVEPWDDPHNAEPRFTRVRLRTEVLPLLEDVLNGGVAAALARTAAQLRDDNEALDTLAEEIFTRAGGPDGLDVATLAPEPSAVRRRVLRRWLLASDVRELTDAHLRAVDALVARWRGQGGVWLPGNLEARRAHGRLCVVSQPTTRGE comes from the coding sequence ATGACCGGGCCGGCGGTCGCGGCCGTTCGCCGGGCCGTCCGCGCCTTCCTGGAGACGCTCGAGGCGCCGCCGGAGCTGTGCGTCGCGGTCTCCGGCGGTGCCGACTCCCTGGCGCTGGCCGAGGCGGCCGCGTACGTGGGGCACCACCGCGGGCACGTCGTCCGCGCGCTGGTCGTGGACCACGGCCTGCAGGAGGGCTCGGCGAAGATCGCGGCCGACGCGGCCGCCGCGGCGAAGGCACTCGGCGTCGACGAAGCCGAGGTGCGCCGGGCCGACGTCACCGGCGCGGGCGGCCCGGAAGCCGCCGCGCGCAAGGCCCGCTACCGCGTCCTCGCCGGGCACGACCTCGTGCTGCTCGGCCACACCCTAGACGACCAGGCCGAAACGGTCCTGCTCGGGCTCGGCCGCGGTTCTGGCCCACGCAGCGTCGCCGGGATGCGGCCGCACGATCCGCCGTGGGGGCGCCCGCTGCTCGCCGTCGGCCGGGCCACCACCCGGGCCGCGTGCGCCGAGCTCGGCGTCGAGCCGTGGGACGACCCGCACAACGCCGAGCCGCGCTTCACCCGCGTCCGGCTGCGCACCGAAGTCCTGCCGCTCCTGGAAGACGTCCTCAACGGCGGGGTGGCCGCCGCACTCGCCCGCACGGCCGCGCAGCTGCGGGACGACAACGAGGCGTTGGACACACTGGCGGAGGAGATCTTCACCCGCGCGGGCGGCCCCGATGGGCTGGATGTGGCCACCCTCGCCCCCGAGCCGTCGGCGGTCCGGCGGCGGGTTCTCCGCAGGTGGCTGCTGGCATCGGACGTGCGCGAACTCACGGACGCCCACCTTCGCGCGGTCGACGCGCTCGTCGCCCGGTGGCGCGGTCAGGGCGGCGTCTGGTTGCCGGGCAACTTGGAAGCGCGCCGGGCGCATGGCAGGCTCTGCGTCGTCTCCCAACCCACCACCCGAGGGGAATGA
- a CDS encoding zinc-dependent metalloprotease produces the protein MVDWAIAAQTGALLVRGGPQVPREQADEAVTDLRELTVEAEGHVRQLTNLGLDLPLLPGEVVDRPGWVRSAAAGLDALTGRALPQQGGPLGPILAGGAGVQTGLVLAFLASRVLGQYDPFGGPERAGSLLLVAPNVVAAEQAMDVPGHDFRLWVCLHECTHRLQFTAVKWLRDYFADEVERLVSGLAGGGTDSLADLVGRLPEAIKQGPKLNLAELLQSPKERAVFDRLLALSTLLEGHADYVMDAVGPQVVPSVDRIRARFTARRKGGGVFDRLLRALLGVDAKIRQYEEGAKFTKHVVDAVGMDGFNAVWRSPNTLPSRAEIADPAAWVRRLHG, from the coding sequence ATGGTCGACTGGGCGATCGCCGCGCAGACCGGCGCGTTGCTGGTGCGCGGGGGCCCGCAGGTGCCGCGGGAACAGGCCGACGAGGCCGTCACCGACCTGCGCGAGCTGACCGTCGAGGCCGAGGGGCACGTGCGGCAGCTGACGAACCTGGGACTCGACCTGCCGCTGCTGCCCGGTGAGGTGGTCGACCGCCCGGGCTGGGTCCGGTCGGCCGCGGCCGGGCTGGACGCGCTGACCGGCCGGGCGCTGCCGCAGCAGGGCGGGCCGCTCGGGCCGATCCTGGCCGGCGGTGCCGGTGTCCAGACCGGACTGGTGCTCGCCTTCCTCGCCAGCCGGGTCCTCGGCCAGTACGACCCCTTCGGCGGCCCCGAGCGCGCCGGCTCGCTGCTGCTGGTGGCGCCGAACGTCGTCGCCGCCGAGCAGGCGATGGACGTGCCCGGCCACGACTTCCGGCTCTGGGTCTGCCTGCACGAGTGCACCCACCGGCTCCAGTTCACCGCGGTCAAGTGGCTGCGCGACTACTTCGCCGACGAGGTCGAGCGGCTCGTCTCCGGCCTCGCGGGCGGCGGCACCGACAGCCTGGCCGACCTGGTCGGCCGGCTGCCGGAGGCGATCAAGCAGGGCCCGAAGCTGAACCTGGCCGAGCTGCTGCAGTCGCCGAAGGAACGCGCGGTGTTCGACCGGCTGCTGGCGCTTTCGACGCTCCTGGAGGGGCACGCCGACTACGTCATGGACGCCGTCGGGCCGCAGGTCGTGCCGAGCGTCGACCGGATCCGCGCGCGGTTCACCGCCCGGCGGAAGGGCGGCGGCGTCTTCGACCGGCTGCTGCGCGCGCTGCTCGGCGTCGACGCGAAGATCCGTCAGTACGAAGAAGGCGCGAAGTTCACGAAGCACGTCGTGGACGCCGTCGGCATGGACGGCTTCAACGCCGTCTGGCGGTCGCCGAACACCCTGCCCTCGCGCGCCGAGATCGCCGACCCGGCGGCGTGGGTCCGGCGCCTGCACGGATGA
- the dacB gene encoding D-alanyl-D-alanine carboxypeptidase/D-alanyl-D-alanine-endopeptidase, with translation MPENDQPMWPSSDEDRSSSGARETTPMSLPDPPKSAPGDSGVPKVTGSQAPKGSWFAPNVPPAPVPGLNAPVEEPPPPPSPAKQDLADRLGSREPKQQPAAQQPTPEEQPPSAEPAEQSTQYIRVEQSELEPAAPASAGESTQYVEPPEPKAAAPSPAGESTQYIEVKPSGPVPVVPIERHVPPREEPKPEEPQQQWREELQHWREEQQRREEQLNRGAGQRREEPEAQQQPAAPWSQRLELREDRAGDRPAEPGDRRPALPPEPPRGVVPSASAGSLARPQRIEPDGQRFDAEATVGIERPTQFPGVFQQQPQLRGDQPRTEQRAEPPAEPPTPPAAEAPAAEEPPKKKRRKGKLIALVVVVLLVLAGGGVAAATPKVANRLGLPWAPNAPKGDPPSPSAATRQLQGPATSGTAPTANGVKSAVAPAAGNSALGQLTGSVIDPVTGTVLWDHGSSTPVTPASTTKVLTSAAALLSLDQNLRLSTKIVQGADPGTVILVGGGDTTLTSLPLGTDSPLYPGGAHVDDLVAQVKKAAPGVKKVQVDLTLFKGATTAPGWEAGDAPSTYATQMSPVMADGGRINAKDNNSQRIANAGSALASTIASKLGASAGGQATAPKDAKVVGEVKSAPLTELVSDLMVLSDDVLAEAIARQIALANGEEASYAGGAKATIKVLKDHGFDVSGVVLSDGSGISVQNRIPARLLTQLLAAAAAPEGKNPGTAKLRPVLAGLPVAGGSGTLADKRFDAPASQAGRGWVRAKTGTLTGVNTLAGLVLDQDGRVLVFAFMSNGSDTDSGRAALDALATSLRKCGCA, from the coding sequence GTGCCGGAAAACGACCAGCCGATGTGGCCTTCGTCGGACGAAGACCGCTCGTCGTCCGGCGCGCGGGAGACCACTCCGATGTCCCTGCCGGACCCGCCGAAGAGCGCTCCGGGCGACTCCGGCGTGCCCAAGGTCACAGGCAGCCAGGCGCCGAAGGGATCGTGGTTCGCGCCGAACGTCCCGCCCGCGCCGGTCCCCGGTCTCAACGCCCCGGTCGAGGAGCCGCCGCCCCCGCCGTCTCCGGCCAAGCAGGACCTCGCCGACCGTCTCGGCAGCCGTGAGCCGAAGCAGCAGCCCGCGGCCCAGCAGCCCACGCCCGAGGAGCAGCCGCCGTCGGCGGAGCCCGCCGAGCAGAGCACCCAGTACATCCGGGTCGAGCAGTCCGAGCTCGAGCCCGCCGCGCCGGCCTCGGCCGGGGAGAGCACCCAGTACGTCGAGCCGCCCGAGCCGAAGGCCGCCGCGCCGTCGCCGGCCGGGGAGAGCACCCAGTACATCGAGGTGAAGCCGTCCGGGCCGGTGCCGGTGGTGCCGATCGAGCGCCACGTCCCGCCCCGGGAGGAGCCGAAGCCGGAGGAACCGCAGCAGCAGTGGCGTGAGGAGCTGCAGCACTGGCGCGAGGAGCAGCAGCGCCGGGAAGAGCAGCTGAACCGCGGGGCCGGGCAGCGCCGCGAAGAGCCGGAGGCCCAGCAGCAGCCCGCCGCGCCCTGGAGCCAGCGCCTCGAGCTGCGGGAGGATCGCGCCGGCGACCGGCCGGCCGAACCGGGCGACCGCCGTCCCGCGCTGCCGCCGGAGCCGCCGCGCGGGGTGGTGCCCTCGGCGTCCGCCGGCTCGCTGGCCCGCCCGCAGCGGATCGAACCCGACGGGCAGCGGTTCGACGCCGAGGCGACCGTCGGGATCGAGCGGCCCACCCAGTTCCCCGGCGTCTTCCAGCAGCAGCCGCAGCTGCGCGGCGACCAGCCCCGCACCGAGCAGCGGGCCGAGCCGCCCGCCGAGCCGCCGACGCCGCCCGCGGCCGAAGCGCCGGCCGCCGAAGAGCCGCCGAAGAAGAAGCGACGCAAGGGCAAGCTGATCGCGCTCGTCGTGGTCGTCCTCCTGGTGCTCGCCGGTGGCGGGGTCGCCGCGGCGACGCCGAAGGTGGCCAACCGGCTGGGCCTGCCGTGGGCCCCGAACGCGCCCAAGGGCGACCCGCCGTCGCCGTCCGCGGCCACGCGTCAGCTGCAGGGGCCGGCGACGTCCGGGACGGCCCCGACCGCGAACGGCGTCAAGTCCGCGGTGGCCCCGGCGGCCGGCAACAGCGCGCTCGGGCAGCTCACCGGCAGCGTGATCGACCCGGTGACCGGGACCGTGCTGTGGGACCACGGCTCGTCGACGCCGGTGACACCCGCGTCGACGACGAAGGTGCTCACCTCCGCGGCCGCGCTGCTCTCGCTGGACCAGAACCTGCGCCTGTCGACCAAGATCGTGCAGGGTGCGGACCCGGGCACGGTGATCCTGGTCGGCGGCGGCGACACGACGCTCACCAGCCTGCCGCTGGGCACCGACTCCCCGCTCTACCCCGGGGGCGCGCACGTCGACGACCTCGTCGCGCAGGTCAAGAAGGCGGCGCCGGGCGTCAAGAAGGTGCAGGTCGACCTGACGCTGTTCAAGGGAGCGACGACCGCTCCGGGCTGGGAAGCGGGCGACGCGCCGTCGACGTACGCGACACAGATGTCCCCGGTGATGGCCGACGGCGGCCGCATCAACGCCAAGGACAACAACTCGCAGCGCATCGCGAACGCGGGCAGCGCGCTCGCGTCGACGATCGCCTCGAAGCTGGGTGCTTCGGCGGGGGGTCAGGCGACCGCGCCCAAGGACGCGAAGGTGGTCGGCGAGGTGAAGTCGGCCCCGCTGACCGAGCTGGTGTCCGACCTGATGGTGCTCTCCGACGACGTCCTCGCCGAGGCGATCGCCCGGCAGATCGCGCTCGCGAACGGCGAAGAAGCCAGCTACGCCGGCGGCGCCAAGGCGACCATCAAGGTCCTGAAGGACCACGGCTTCGACGTCTCGGGTGTCGTGCTGTCCGACGGCAGCGGCATCTCGGTGCAGAACCGCATCCCGGCGCGGCTGCTGACCCAGCTCCTGGCGGCCGCGGCGGCGCCGGAGGGCAAGAACCCGGGCACGGCGAAGCTGCGTCCGGTGCTGGCCGGCCTCCCGGTCGCCGGCGGCTCGGGCACCCTCGCCGACAAGCGGTTCGACGCGCCGGCGTCGCAGGCAGGCCGCGGCTGGGTGCGGGCCAAGACGGGCACGCTCACCGGGGTCAACACCCTCGCCGGGCTGGTCCTCGACCAGGACGGCCGGGTGCTGGTGTTCGCGTTCATGTCCAACGGCTCCGACACCGACTCCGGCCGGGCCGCCCTCGACGCCCTCGCGACGAGCCTGCGCAAGTGCGGCTGCGCCTAG
- a CDS encoding inorganic diphosphatase: MEFDVTIEIPKGERNKYEVDHKTGRIKLDRTLFTATQYPADYGFIDDTLGQDGDPLDVMVLVQEPTFPGCLIRCRAIGMFRMTDEKGPDDKVIAVPSNDPRLEHLRDIHHMNEFHRLEIQHFFEVYKDLEPGKSVEGSSWVGRTEAEAEIGRSYERETDRLAKEAANGGSAH, from the coding sequence GTGGAGTTCGACGTCACGATCGAAATCCCCAAGGGGGAGCGCAACAAGTACGAGGTCGACCACAAGACCGGCCGCATCAAGCTCGACCGGACCCTGTTCACGGCCACGCAGTACCCGGCCGACTACGGCTTCATCGACGACACCCTCGGCCAGGACGGCGACCCGCTGGACGTGATGGTGCTCGTCCAGGAGCCCACCTTCCCGGGCTGCCTGATCCGCTGCCGCGCGATCGGCATGTTCCGGATGACCGACGAGAAGGGCCCGGACGACAAGGTCATCGCGGTCCCGTCGAACGACCCGCGCCTCGAGCACCTGCGCGACATCCACCACATGAACGAGTTCCACCGGCTGGAGATCCAGCACTTCTTCGAGGTCTACAAGGACCTCGAGCCCGGCAAGAGCGTCGAAGGCTCGAGCTGGGTCGGCCGCACCGAGGCCGAGGCCGAAATCGGCCGCTCGTACGAGCGCGAGACCGACCGCCTGGCCAAGGAAGCGGCCAACGGCGGCTCGGCCCACTAG